A window from Thiomonas sp. FB-Cd encodes these proteins:
- a CDS encoding enoyl-CoA hydratase-related protein → MNTPDPGARVSILNLQLGTANSVMTPAMAHAGIEALSTALRDPDIRVIVLTGSDEQFCLGVGEQTRGVAGAAPAPADTDVAFIDALHDWLLALHDSDKPVIAAVEGEARGAGLALALACDLIVASRNAQFSLPVAAQLSGQSAGALWFAAQRLAAPSLLSELLLLDTALAGERAHQLGLVCRLADPGLALQDAVQLAEGMARHAPTSFAVLKQQILDVAARPLHEALSDERNRWLQSNAY, encoded by the coding sequence ATGAACACGCCTGATCCAGGCGCCCGGGTCAGCATCCTGAACCTGCAACTCGGCACGGCAAATAGCGTGATGACGCCGGCAATGGCACATGCGGGCATCGAAGCTCTGTCCACCGCGTTGCGCGATCCTGATATCCGGGTCATCGTCCTCACAGGCAGCGACGAGCAGTTCTGTCTCGGCGTTGGGGAGCAGACCAGGGGTGTTGCCGGCGCCGCACCGGCTCCTGCCGACACTGATGTCGCCTTCATCGACGCGTTGCACGACTGGTTGCTGGCGCTTCACGACAGCGACAAACCCGTCATCGCCGCAGTTGAAGGCGAGGCGCGAGGCGCAGGCCTGGCGCTTGCGCTGGCCTGCGACCTCATCGTTGCATCGCGCAACGCGCAATTCAGCTTGCCGGTTGCAGCACAACTATCCGGCCAAAGCGCAGGAGCGCTATGGTTTGCTGCGCAAAGGCTCGCGGCGCCGTCGTTGCTGAGCGAGCTGCTCCTGCTGGACACAGCGCTCGCGGGGGAACGCGCGCATCAGCTGGGCCTTGTTTGCCGTCTCGCCGATCCCGGTCTCGCCTTGCAAGATGCAGTCCAACTCGCCGAAGGCATGGCACGACACGCCCCGACAAGCTTTGCGGTGCTGAAGCAACAGATCCTGGACGTTGCCGCGAGGCCCCTGCACGAGGCGCTCAGCGACGAGCGCAACCGCTGGCTCCAGTCGAATGCCTATTGA